A portion of the Calothrix sp. 336/3 genome contains these proteins:
- the lgt gene encoding prolipoprotein diacylglyceryl transferase has protein sequence MALDLPTLPLAFQFTSPGPVIFQLGPITIRWYGLLIASAVLIGVSLSQYLAKRRHLNPDLLSDLSIWLVIAAIPAARLYYVLFEWAEYSQHPEKIIAIWQGGIAIHGAIIGGVLAALIFSKLRQVSFWQLADLVAPSLILGQAIGRWGNFFNSEAFGRPTNLPWKLYIPPYILGEDGQKRFLRPREFADFDYFHPTFLYESLWNLLVFGLLMYLFFRGLQSKSRLKSGTIFLVYLATYSLGRLWIEGLRTDSLMLGFLRMAQIVSLSGIVVGVTGLVWLYVSKRPLPDVVAPPKTEE, from the coding sequence ATGGCACTGGATCTTCCTACTTTGCCCTTGGCATTTCAATTTACTTCTCCAGGTCCAGTTATCTTTCAACTTGGACCAATTACAATTCGTTGGTATGGCTTATTGATTGCCTCCGCAGTCTTAATAGGTGTAAGTCTTTCTCAGTATTTGGCAAAGCGTCGCCACCTTAACCCCGATTTATTAAGCGATTTATCAATTTGGCTAGTTATTGCAGCAATCCCTGCGGCTCGTTTATATTATGTTTTGTTTGAATGGGCAGAATATTCCCAACATCCTGAAAAAATCATCGCCATCTGGCAGGGCGGAATTGCAATTCATGGGGCAATTATTGGCGGTGTCTTAGCAGCTTTAATTTTTAGCAAGTTGCGACAAGTCTCTTTTTGGCAACTCGCAGATTTAGTCGCTCCCTCGTTGATTTTAGGGCAAGCCATTGGACGCTGGGGAAATTTCTTCAATTCAGAAGCCTTCGGTCGTCCGACAAATTTACCTTGGAAACTATATATTCCCCCCTATATTCTCGGTGAAGATGGGCAAAAAAGATTTCTTCGTCCCAGGGAATTTGCAGACTTTGACTATTTCCACCCCACTTTTCTCTACGAATCTCTCTGGAATCTCTTAGTTTTCGGTTTGCTGATGTATCTCTTCTTTCGAGGATTGCAGAGTAAATCCCGACTGAAATCAGGGACAATTTTCCTAGTTTATCTTGCCACCTACAGCCTCGGTCGTTTGTGGATTGAGGGTTTACGTACCGATAGTTTGATGCTGGGATTCCTGCGAATGGCACAAATTGTCAGTCTGTCAGGAATTGTTGTAGGTGTGACAGGTTTGGTATGGCTTTACGTTAGTAAACGTCCTTTGCCAGATGTGGTAGCTCCACCGAAAACTGAAGAGTGA
- the cobM gene encoding precorrin-4 C(11)-methyltransferase: protein MSTVSLKPAVYIVGAGPGDPDLLTIKAQKLLASADVVLFADSLVPEKILQFCREDAEILKTADKTLEEILPVMVERVRSRKSVVRLHSGDPSLYSAIHEQMGLLTAANVPFEIIPGISAFQAAAAKLQVELTIPDLVQTIILTRISGRTSVPEREELASLAAHKATLCLYLSARHIEKAQQQLQLHYPEDTPVAICYRIGWNDEKIYLVSLGEMASCSHRENLMRTTLYIISPALNAREARSRLYHPEYNRLFRSDA, encoded by the coding sequence ATGTCAACAGTATCACTCAAACCAGCAGTTTATATTGTCGGTGCTGGACCCGGAGACCCTGATTTACTAACTATTAAAGCCCAGAAGCTCTTAGCTAGCGCCGATGTAGTACTATTTGCAGATTCCCTAGTGCCAGAAAAAATTTTGCAATTTTGTCGGGAAGACGCAGAAATTCTCAAAACAGCAGATAAAACCCTAGAGGAAATTTTGCCGGTAATGGTAGAGAGAGTGCGATCGCGTAAATCTGTAGTTCGTCTCCACTCAGGAGATCCAAGTTTATACAGTGCGATTCATGAACAAATGGGACTCCTCACAGCAGCAAATGTTCCCTTTGAAATTATTCCTGGTATCAGTGCATTTCAAGCCGCAGCAGCCAAACTCCAGGTAGAACTAACTATTCCTGATTTGGTACAAACCATTATTTTGACGCGAATTAGTGGACGCACCAGCGTCCCGGAAAGGGAAGAATTAGCCTCCCTCGCAGCTCACAAAGCAACTCTCTGTCTTTATTTAAGCGCTCGTCACATCGAAAAAGCACAACAGCAACTGCAATTGCACTACCCCGAAGATACACCCGTAGCTATTTGCTACCGTATTGGCTGGAATGATGAAAAAATTTATCTTGTTTCTTTAGGAGAAATGGCAAGCTGCTCCCATCGAGAAAACCTGATGCGAACCACACTATACATTATCAGTCCTGCCTTAAATGCCAGGGAAGCCCGTTCTCGTCTCTACCACCCAGAATATAATCGTTTATTTCGTAGTGATGCTTGA